Proteins encoded by one window of Bradyrhizobium sp. B097:
- a CDS encoding MarR family transcriptional regulator: protein MRAEHRLIFLLTVAYRRLQRAIEQETAAHDLTSAQAGVLFFLGRNDGALIGDVSQAVDIVPSAMSGLADRMERAGLVKRRRDGEDGRSQRLHLTAAGQELGRRAAARTRVINNRLMDGFSEAEIDVVARWLTSLQEKFPKDKDG from the coding sequence ATGAGAGCGGAACACCGGCTGATCTTTCTTCTGACCGTGGCCTATCGGCGGCTGCAGCGCGCCATCGAGCAGGAGACGGCCGCGCACGACCTGACGTCGGCGCAGGCCGGCGTGCTGTTCTTCCTCGGGCGCAATGACGGCGCGCTGATCGGCGACGTCTCGCAGGCGGTCGACATCGTGCCGTCGGCAATGTCCGGGCTCGCCGACCGGATGGAGCGTGCGGGCCTCGTGAAGCGCCGGCGCGACGGTGAGGACGGGCGCAGCCAGCGGCTCCATCTGACCGCGGCGGGGCAGGAGCTCGGCAGGCGCGCCGCGGCGCGGACCAGGGTGATCAACAACCGCCTGATGGACGGATTTTCGGAAGCGGAGATCGACGTGGTGGCGCGCTGGCTGACCAGCCTGCAAGAGAAGTTTCCGAAGGACAAAGACGGCTAG